The proteins below are encoded in one region of Calditrichota bacterium:
- a CDS encoding glycosyltransferase family 2 protein, whose translation MNGLILIPAFQAGPYLGDVLQRILEYRHMSVAVLVVNDGSTDNTEDVARSYGVNVLSHSQNRGKGAALKTGFSFAVQKNFNYVVCLDADGQHDPEAIPDFIDLFQTGNYDLIIGRRDVSIGKMPFDRYLSNSLTSVVVSLVAGQRIHDSQSGYRLLSVELIKRLRLQSHQYETETEILLQAIRDFHARVGEIPISVSYVGEISHINRFSDTLRFIRLVLKTVGHL comes from the coding sequence GTGAATGGTTTGATCCTTATACCGGCCTTTCAGGCGGGACCGTATCTCGGTGATGTTCTTCAGCGCATTCTCGAATACAGGCATATGTCGGTTGCGGTATTGGTTGTCAATGATGGTTCCACTGACAACACCGAAGATGTCGCCCGGTCATATGGCGTTAATGTTCTTTCACATTCCCAAAACAGGGGCAAAGGAGCGGCATTAAAAACGGGATTCTCTTTTGCCGTTCAAAAAAATTTTAATTATGTCGTTTGCCTCGATGCGGACGGACAACATGATCCGGAAGCCATTCCCGATTTTATTGATCTGTTTCAAACAGGGAATTACGACCTGATCATTGGGCGCCGGGACGTTTCGATTGGAAAAATGCCCTTTGATCGCTATCTCAGCAACTCCCTGACCTCTGTTGTGGTTTCTCTTGTTGCGGGCCAGCGAATTCACGATTCTCAATCCGGCTACCGTCTGTTATCGGTTGAGTTAATCAAGAGGCTTCGTTTACAGAGCCATCAATATGAAACAGAAACAGAAATTCTCCTGCAGGCCATTCGGGACTTTCACGCAAGAGTAGGGGAGATCCCGATTTCCGTTTCGTATGTGGGGGAAATCAGTCATATTAATCGATTTAGCGATACATTACGCTTTATAAGACTAGTACTCAAAACCGTAGGACATCTTTGA
- a CDS encoding small multi-drug export protein: protein MIPIFELRGAIPWALANPPIGGGLHWQTAFVFAYIGNFIPVIPLLLFLDPVTNFLRRWKIFDRFFEWLFKRTRRKGKMIEKYEVIGLLLYVGIPLPGTGAWTGSLAAYLFGVRFKNSIFAIAVGILLAGIIVTLASLGVISVF, encoded by the coding sequence ATGATTCCGATTTTTGAATTGCGAGGAGCCATTCCTTGGGCATTGGCCAATCCGCCCATAGGAGGAGGCCTGCATTGGCAAACAGCTTTTGTTTTTGCCTATATTGGAAATTTTATTCCCGTTATTCCACTGCTTTTATTTTTGGATCCGGTAACGAATTTTCTGCGTCGCTGGAAAATTTTTGATCGCTTCTTTGAATGGCTTTTCAAGCGGACGCGACGCAAGGGGAAGATGATTGAAAAGTATGAGGTTATCGGACTTTTGCTTTATGTTGGAATCCCCCTACCAGGTACAGGTGCCTGGACGGGTTCTCTTGCAGCCTATTTATTTGGGGTACGTTTTAAAAACTCAATCTTTGCAATTGCTGTTGGTATATTGCTGGCCGGTATTATCGTAACACTGGCTTCTTTGGGTGTGATTTCGGTATTTTAA